CGAGCAACTCGACGGCGAGATCCGGGTGTTGGAGCGGGACGAGTCCGAGGCCGTAGAGACGCTCGGGGGCCTTGGCGCAGTGTTCGGCGGTGCCGGTGTTCGCCAACCTGCCGATGGTCGCGGCCAGTTCGGGCTCGGCCCAGTAGTGGTAGTGCGAGGGGGAGGGGCTGACCAGCTGGATGTCCACGCCCTGTGCGTCCATCGCCGCCAGGCGCACGGCGGCGTCCGTCAGCCGCGGGATGCGGGCGCCGACCATGGGGCCGTTCACCGCGAGGGCCGCGGGGCCGTTGCGGCGGGCGTCCAGGGCGCGGGCCTCGGCGAGACCGGGACCGGGGTGGCCGGCGGCGGCCTCCTCGATCTCCGGGAGGACGAGGTGGGCGTGGACATCGATCGTCGGGGCCGGGGCCGGGGGCGGTGACGAAGCCGAGGCCGGGCGGGGAGCCCGAGCTGGGTTCGGAGTCGGCGGCGGAGGGGCGGGCGTGGTCACGGGAGGTCCTTGAGGGCCGTCATGGTGCGGTGCATCAGCCCGGGCACGTCCGCGTCGCGCACCCCGTCCAGCAGCCACTGGCCCAGCTGGACGGAGGCGTCGACGACCAGGCGTACCCGGGGCAGCCGCCGGGCGTGGTAGGCGGTGAGGAGCCGGTCGAGGGGCTCGGCGGCCCAGTCGTCCAGGCGGGTCAGCAGCTCGGCGAGGACCAGGGCGTCCTCCAGGGACATCGCGGCACCCTGGGCGAGCGTGGGCGGGCAGCAGTGCGCGGCGTCGCCGACCAGTACGACCCGGCCGCGGTGCCACGGCCCCTCCACCAAGTGCCGGTCGAACCAGGTGTAGTTGACGACCGTCGGATCGGTCAGCGCCTCGCGGATCTCGTCCCACGCGCCGCCGTACCCCTCGCTGAGCGCCCGCATCTCGTCGGCGAAGTCCGCCGGGTCGATCGAGGCCCGGTCGCGGGCGGGTTCGACGAGGTACGCGTAGACCGTGTCCTCGCTGGTCGGGCAGTACCCGGCGATGAAGCACCGGCCGGCATAGACCATCTCGGTGCGGCGAACCCCGGTGGGCCGGGGCGCCGGGGCGCGCCAGATGCCCATCCCGGTGGGCCGGGGCTCGTCGGTGACGCCGATCATCCGGCGGGTGGCGGAGCCGAGGCCGTCGGCGCCGACGACGAGGTCGTAGCGGCGGCGCGTGCCGTCCGAGAAGGTGACGTCCACGCCCTCGGCGTCCTGCTGGAAGGCGGTGGCCGTGGTGCCGAGGCGGATGTCGGCGCCCGAGGCGAGGGCCTCGTCGATCAGGAGTTGTTGCAGCCGGGGGCGCTGCATGCCGATGTGGGCGGGCAGGTCGTCGCCGCCGGTGCGCAGTTCCTCGTGGGCGGCCAGCACGGTTCCGTCGGGGGCGAGGAGGGCGACGCCCTCGGCCTTGTACCCCTCCTTGACGATGGTGTCGAGGACACCGACCTCGCGCAGTACCCGCAGGGCGTTGCCCTGAAGGGTGATGCCCGAGCCGGCGGCCGCCTTCCAGTCGGGGCTCGCCTCGACGAGGTCGACGCCGATCCCGGCCCGGCGCAGCAGTACCGTCAGGGCGTTTCCGGAGGTGCCTCCGCCGATGATGAGGACAGAGGGGGCGAGGCTGTCAGCCATGTCGGGGATACCTCCCGGGTGGGGCCGCGCGACTTCGGGCGGCGGGGTCAAATGGAGGGCGAGCGGAGCTACTTGATGGCGATCGGGTTCACGGGGGAGCCGACGGCGCCGGTGATGGGGAGCGGGGCGGCGGTGAGCCAGAACTCGTACACGCCGTCGTCGGCACAGTCCGCCGCGAGCGCGTCGAGATCCCACATCTCACCGACCAGCAGGCCCATGTTGGGGATGACGACCTGGTGCAGCGGCTGGAAGGCGTTCTCGAACTCGTTGGGCCGCACCTCGAACCCCCAGGTGTCGGTGGCGATCGCGGCGATCTCGGTGCGGTGCAGCCAGCCGGCGCTGGTGAAGGAGAGGCCGGGTGCGGGCCCGCCCGCGTAGTCGCCCCAGCCGTCGCGCCTGACGCGGGCGAGCTGTCCGGTCCGTACGAGAACGAGGTCACCGCGGCCGACGGTCACCCCGTGGGCCTCGGCGGTCGCGGTGAGATGCTCCTCCGTGACGGCGAAGGAGTCCGGCAACTCGCCCTCGGTGCCCCAGACGTGACCGACGTCCAGCAGGACGCCGCGCCCGGCGACGTACGGCGCCATGTGCTCGATGCCGGTGACGAGGTCGCCGTCGGAGGTGACGACCTTCTCGGCCGCCCGCCCGTTCCACGCCCTGCCGTGGTCGAAGATGTGCCCGAGCCCGTCCCACTGGGTCGAGCACTGCAACGGCATCGCGATCACGTCGTCGGCGCCGCCGATGCCGTGCGGGAAGCCCTGGTTGCCGAGGGCGGCGTCGGTGCCGGTGTCCAGCATGGTGTGGACGGGGTTGGTCCGGCGCCGCCAGCCCTTCTGCGGGCCGTTCATGTCGAAGCGCTGCGACAGCGAGAAGCTCACACCCCGGCGGACCAGGGCGGCCCCCTCACGCCGCTTGGCCTCGTCGAGGAAATTGAGGGTGCCGAGGACGTCGTCCGCACCCCAACGCCCCCAGTTCGAGAACTCCTTGGCGGCCTCGGCGATCGCGCCCTCGGGGTCGTGCCGGTTCACCCGGTCTCCTCGACACATCGGGTGCGCTGCGCACCGAGACCGGTGATCGAGCCCTCCATGACGTCGCCGTCGCGCAGCAACCGCCCCCAGTGGATGCCGTTTCCGGCCGGGCTGCCCGTCAACACCAGGTCGCCGGGCAGGAGTCGGGAGGTCTGCGAGATGTACGACACCAGCCGGGCGACGCCGAAGAGCATGTCCTTGGTGGACTCGTCCTGCATGGTGTCGCCGTTGAGCTTGAGGGTCACCCGCAGATCACCCGGGTCGGCGATCGACCTGGCCGGCACCAGCCAGGGGCCCAGCGGTGTGAATCCGGGCGCGTTCTTGCAGCGCAGCCAGTCCGTGCCGATGGCCTTCATGTCCCGGCGGAACACGGTCGCCCGGTCGGTGAGATCGTTGGCGATCGTATACCCGGCGACATACTCCAGTGCCTCCTCGACCGGCACCCGGTACGCGGGCCTGGCGATCACGGCCGCCAGCTCCAGCTCCCAGTCGGGCTGCTCGGCCCACTGCGGGAGGACGATGTCGTCGTAGGGCCCCGCGATCGTGCTCGGCAGGCCGATGAAGACGTACGGCAGGTCCTCGGCGGCCCGGCGGTCCATGATCGCGGCGATCTCCGCGCGGGCCTCCTCGACCGTGCGCGGGTCGTCGGGGGAGCGGTGGGCAACCTCCAGGTCGATCACGTGCTGCCGGTAGTTGGCGCCGGACTGGAAGATCTGCCGGGGCTCCAGCGGGGCGTGCACACGCAGACCCGCCAGCGGCAGCCGGTCGAGGGTGTCGGCGTCCGCGAGACGGTGCAGCAGGGGCAGGGCCTCCTCCCACCGCTCCACCACGGCACGCACGTCGGACGGCGCCCAGGCCAGGGCCCGGCTCAGGTCGAGCACCCGCTCCCGGGCCAGAAGGCCGGGGAAGGGAGCCCCGTCCGGAGCGGAGAACGTGCCGAGGGCGAAGGGGCCGGCAGGTTGCGCGAGCGTTGACATCAGATTTCCTCCTGCTGGGATGCGGTCTACTCTGACCTCGATCGGCCAATCACGGAAATCGATCCTGCGGATGAGCCGCATCCACGCCATGGATAGCCCTTCCATGGACCGCCCTGAACGTCCCAGGTGGTGCCCGGTGAACCTGTCCCGACTCGACCTCAACCTCGTCGTCGCCCTGCGCGCTCTGCTGGAGGAGCGCAACGTCACCCGGGCCGGCGAGCGGGTCGGGCTCAGCCAGCCCGCGATGAGCGCCGCGCTGTCCCGGCTGCGCCGGCATTTCGACGACGAACTGCTCGCCCGGACCGGGAACGCCTACGAGCTGACCCCGCTCGGCGTCGCCCTGCGCGACCGCAGCGCCAGCGCCTGTGACCTGCTGGAACGCCTCTTCTCCAGCCAGGCCGACTTCGACCCGGCGGCCGAGACCCGCGAGTTCACGCTGCTCGCCTCGGACTACGGCGCGGCCGTCTTCGGAGCCTCACTGGCCCGCGCGATGCACGAGGAGGCACCCGGCGTCCGGCTCACCTTCCAGCACCCGGCGCCCTCGGTGGTCGAGAACACGGCGGCCGTGCTCAGCACCGTCGACGGCCTGCTGATGCCGCACGGTGTCATCGACGGCTTCCCCGCGGTCGACCTCTACCAGGACCGCTGGCTGTGCCTGCTGGCCGACGACCACCCCGATGTCGGCCACGAGCTCACCCTCGACGACCTCGCCCGGCTGCCCTGGGCCGTGTACCAGCGC
This DNA window, taken from Streptomyces sp. NBC_00663, encodes the following:
- a CDS encoding FAD-dependent oxidoreductase, producing the protein MADSLAPSVLIIGGGTSGNALTVLLRRAGIGVDLVEASPDWKAAAGSGITLQGNALRVLREVGVLDTIVKEGYKAEGVALLAPDGTVLAAHEELRTGGDDLPAHIGMQRPRLQQLLIDEALASGADIRLGTTATAFQQDAEGVDVTFSDGTRRRYDLVVGADGLGSATRRMIGVTDEPRPTGMGIWRAPAPRPTGVRRTEMVYAGRCFIAGYCPTSEDTVYAYLVEPARDRASIDPADFADEMRALSEGYGGAWDEIREALTDPTVVNYTWFDRHLVEGPWHRGRVVLVGDAAHCCPPTLAQGAAMSLEDALVLAELLTRLDDWAAEPLDRLLTAYHARRLPRVRLVVDASVQLGQWLLDGVRDADVPGLMHRTMTALKDLP
- a CDS encoding cyclase family protein, whose protein sequence is MNRHDPEGAIAEAAKEFSNWGRWGADDVLGTLNFLDEAKRREGAALVRRGVSFSLSQRFDMNGPQKGWRRRTNPVHTMLDTGTDAALGNQGFPHGIGGADDVIAMPLQCSTQWDGLGHIFDHGRAWNGRAAEKVVTSDGDLVTGIEHMAPYVAGRGVLLDVGHVWGTEGELPDSFAVTEEHLTATAEAHGVTVGRGDLVLVRTGQLARVRRDGWGDYAGGPAPGLSFTSAGWLHRTEIAAIATDTWGFEVRPNEFENAFQPLHQVVIPNMGLLVGEMWDLDALAADCADDGVYEFWLTAAPLPITGAVGSPVNPIAIK
- a CDS encoding fumarylacetoacetate hydrolase family protein, whose amino-acid sequence is MSTLAQPAGPFALGTFSAPDGAPFPGLLARERVLDLSRALAWAPSDVRAVVERWEEALPLLHRLADADTLDRLPLAGLRVHAPLEPRQIFQSGANYRQHVIDLEVAHRSPDDPRTVEEARAEIAAIMDRRAAEDLPYVFIGLPSTIAGPYDDIVLPQWAEQPDWELELAAVIARPAYRVPVEEALEYVAGYTIANDLTDRATVFRRDMKAIGTDWLRCKNAPGFTPLGPWLVPARSIADPGDLRVTLKLNGDTMQDESTKDMLFGVARLVSYISQTSRLLPGDLVLTGSPAGNGIHWGRLLRDGDVMEGSITGLGAQRTRCVEETG
- a CDS encoding LysR family transcriptional regulator; amino-acid sequence: MNLSRLDLNLVVALRALLEERNVTRAGERVGLSQPAMSAALSRLRRHFDDELLARTGNAYELTPLGVALRDRSASACDLLERLFSSQADFDPAAETREFTLLASDYGAAVFGASLARAMHEEAPGVRLTFQHPAPSVVENTAAVLSTVDGLLMPHGVIDGFPAVDLYQDRWLCLLADDHPDVGHELTLDDLARLPWAVYQRPYDAPVARQLSMLGISPRVEVSVQTFQLLPHMVEGTRRIAMIQERLARRAVRSAAVRVLPCPFEAVPVGQAMWWHPVHTQDAAHIWLRRKAEEVGETLTATP